A section of the Anabaena cylindrica PCC 7122 genome encodes:
- a CDS encoding Uma2 family endonuclease, which yields MTIATGIPIQQQLLSFGDFIVRYGDSNRYELIDGEVFDLEPTGYHEEVSAFTTTKICAQIDAIGLNWFVLQRGLLRPSNLGITAFRPDVMVIDRNELAKELLWHDQSILTLGSSIKFVMEVVSSNWQNDYARKVEDYAILGIPEYWIADYAGLGGTRHIGKPKQPTLSICTLVEGEYEIQQIRGNQPITSLTFPNFKLTAEQVLKAGR from the coding sequence ATGACCATTGCAACCGGAATACCAATACAACAGCAGTTACTAAGTTTTGGCGATTTTATCGTCCGTTATGGTGACAGTAACCGCTACGAATTGATTGATGGAGAAGTGTTTGATTTGGAACCAACTGGCTACCATGAAGAAGTTTCAGCTTTTACCACCACAAAAATCTGCGCCCAAATTGATGCAATAGGTTTAAATTGGTTTGTCCTTCAGCGAGGATTGCTACGTCCTTCTAACTTGGGTATAACAGCATTTCGACCTGATGTTATGGTTATTGACCGCAATGAACTTGCGAAAGAACTACTTTGGCATGACCAATCAATCCTCACACTGGGCAGTTCGATTAAATTCGTGATGGAAGTAGTTAGTAGCAACTGGCAAAACGATTATGCGCGTAAAGTCGAAGACTATGCAATTTTAGGTATTCCTGAATATTGGATTGCGGATTATGCGGGTTTAGGTGGGACTCGACATATTGGGAAACCGAAACAACCTACCCTTTCCATTTGTACGTTAGTTGAAGGAGAGTATGAAATTCAGCAGATTCGAGGCAATCAACCCATTACTTCGCTGACATTCCCAAATTTCAAACTGACAGCCGAACAAGTTTTAAAGGCTGGCAGATAA
- a CDS encoding glutathione S-transferase family protein, giving the protein MSLTFYFAPMSTASITECVLAELAIPFDLVKLNISVGDTRTPEFLEVNPNGRVPVIVHEGTAIWESSAITMYLGEVFGVEAKLYPAPGPKRGEAMKWIAWSNVTFAEAASRLFASLPTEKQGDAETNAQEKVAPEMKSAIAMEKAKADLADYLRILNGGLEGRSFLIGDYSLADTHLQGIVGWVGSMEVDLTPFPNITGWLKRCYERPAITKLMLG; this is encoded by the coding sequence ATGAGTCTTACATTTTATTTCGCTCCCATGTCCACGGCTAGCATCACTGAATGCGTTCTCGCAGAACTTGCTATTCCATTCGATCTCGTAAAACTCAATATCAGTGTTGGTGACACTAGAACGCCTGAATTCTTGGAGGTTAACCCAAACGGAAGAGTCCCTGTAATCGTGCATGAAGGAACAGCGATCTGGGAGTCTTCTGCGATCACGATGTACCTTGGTGAAGTCTTTGGCGTAGAGGCAAAGCTTTATCCTGCCCCAGGACCAAAGCGTGGCGAAGCCATGAAATGGATCGCATGGAGTAACGTTACTTTTGCCGAGGCGGCTAGCAGATTATTTGCATCCTTGCCTACTGAAAAGCAGGGAGATGCTGAAACTAACGCGCAGGAAAAAGTAGCCCCTGAGATGAAAAGTGCGATCGCGATGGAGAAAGCAAAAGCGGATCTTGCTGATTATCTCAGAATTCTCAACGGTGGGTTGGAAGGACGCTCCTTTTTAATCGGTGACTATAGCCTCGCAGACACTCATCTGCAAGGCATCGTTGGCTGGGTCGGTTCAATGGAAGTCGATCTGACTCCTTTCCCCAACATCACAGGATGGCTGAAACGCTGCTACGAGCGTCCTGCGATTACTAAGTTGATGCTAGGCTGA
- a CDS encoding chlorite dismutase family protein, producing the protein MRSIAGSSLDLVERVNVVNDAVAELPLDSSWVLQSFTSNVRYAMRDEVTALRAVQPVLNRSEAISAVLIPIKKTVAWWEMAQDERRAIFEEQSHHTAVGLDYLPEVARRLMHCRDLGEPFDFLTWFEFAPEHTKAFDELLVRMRASKEWEYVEREVEVRLIRDDIS; encoded by the coding sequence GTGCGGAGCATAGCTGGATCTTCTTTAGATCTAGTTGAAAGAGTAAATGTAGTAAATGATGCTGTCGCAGAATTACCATTGGACAGTTCATGGGTTCTACAAAGTTTTACCAGCAATGTTCGCTATGCCATGCGTGATGAAGTTACGGCTCTTCGGGCAGTACAGCCTGTACTGAATCGATCGGAAGCTATCTCTGCGGTGCTAATTCCGATTAAGAAAACTGTCGCGTGGTGGGAAATGGCACAAGATGAGCGACGGGCAATTTTTGAGGAACAGTCTCATCATACGGCTGTTGGCTTGGATTATCTTCCAGAAGTTGCACGGCGGCTGATGCACTGTCGCGATCTCGGAGAACCATTTGATTTTCTCACTTGGTTTGAATTTGCGCCCGAACACACTAAGGCTTTTGATGAATTACTGGTGCGGATGCGTGCAAGCAAAGAGTGGGAGTATGTGGAGAGAGAAGTTGAGGTTCGCTTGATTCGAGATGACATCTCATAA
- a CDS encoding Uma2 family endonuclease yields the protein MTVILERIKDKVWTDEEFMALADDGNRYEIVDGELVNLGNSGMEHGNIGIFLGGLIEIFVRQHNLGVTCDSSTAFKMKGDNKRSPDISFVSKERLIGLKRLPKGFFDGAPDLVVEIISPGNTFDEIHNKIEEYFESGTRLLWVIHPDERYVLVYHSPQPDCLLRGDDILDGEDVILNFNVPVSELFRTLAF from the coding sequence ATGACAGTTATCTTAGAAAGAATAAAGGATAAAGTTTGGACTGATGAAGAGTTTATGGCTTTAGCTGATGATGGCAATCGTTACGAAATTGTAGATGGAGAGTTGGTAAACTTGGGCAATTCAGGCATGGAGCATGGGAATATTGGCATATTCCTCGGTGGGCTAATCGAGATATTTGTAAGGCAGCATAATCTTGGCGTTACTTGCGACTCCAGTACAGCATTTAAAATGAAGGGAGATAATAAGCGATCGCCCGATATTTCTTTTGTTAGTAAAGAGCGATTGATTGGGCTAAAACGATTGCCTAAAGGCTTTTTTGATGGTGCGCCCGATCTAGTTGTTGAGATTATCTCTCCAGGCAACACTTTTGACGAAATTCATAACAAGATTGAAGAATATTTTGAAAGTGGAACTAGACTGCTGTGGGTAATCCATCCTGATGAAAGATATGTGCTGGTTTACCATAGCCCTCAGCCTGATTGCCTATTGCGGGGTGATGATATTTTAGATGGAGAAGATGTAATTTTAAACTTCAATGTTCCAGTCAGCGAATTGTTTAGAACTTTGGCGTTTTAA
- a CDS encoding type II toxin-antitoxin system VapC family toxin: MVIVDSGFWIALINRRDDYHVLAQEVLDTIDEPLVTTWCVITEACHILLKRTGTNAQQTFIHSLEIGAFEVFDLNVQDGKRISELMNQYSSLPMDLADASLIILAEHLGHGRILSVDFRDFNTYRWKNRHPFENLMSIN; this comes from the coding sequence ATGGTCATCGTTGATTCTGGCTTTTGGATAGCACTAATCAATCGCCGTGATGATTATCATGTTCTCGCTCAAGAAGTTCTAGATACGATTGATGAGCCTCTGGTTACAACATGGTGTGTGATTACGGAAGCTTGTCATATTCTCTTGAAACGTACAGGTACAAATGCTCAACAGACGTTTATTCATAGCTTAGAAATTGGTGCTTTTGAGGTTTTTGATCTCAACGTTCAAGATGGGAAAAGAATCAGTGAATTGATGAATCAATATAGTTCTCTGCCAATGGATTTAGCGGACGCTTCATTGATTATTCTTGCCGAACATTTGGGGCATGGGCGGATTCTATCTGTTGATTTTCGGGACTTTAATACTTACCGCTGGAAAAATCGTCATCCTTTTGAGAATTTGATGTCTATTAACTAA
- a CDS encoding ribbon-helix-helix protein, CopG family, giving the protein MRVNVRLDSDRASKFNYIRQRTNQGVSDIMKVAIDLYYEKLHQESPVKPLQLLRESGLIGCAEGDSDLSVNYKQYLTESLNEKYGHR; this is encoded by the coding sequence ATGAGAGTTAATGTAAGGCTCGATAGCGATCGCGCTAGTAAGTTTAATTACATTCGCCAGCGGACAAATCAAGGTGTGTCTGACATTATGAAAGTGGCGATCGATCTTTATTATGAAAAATTACATCAAGAATCCCCTGTAAAACCTTTGCAACTCCTTAGAGAATCAGGGCTAATTGGTTGTGCTGAAGGGGACTCTGATTTGTCGGTTAATTACAAGCAATATCTCACTGAAAGTCTTAACGAAAAATATGGTCATCGTTGA
- a CDS encoding type I restriction endonuclease subunit R has translation MITNASSLTLSNLRQTFGLRLDTSDRFFDEWLNNSPTLTEAELQGLDRLTRNYNYLSQEEPPLEEIVKLVVVSPLLDLAGFYQSPFLVKAEVSTSIEVADEANGMVVQGRIDILVIQDRFWILVIESKPARLDVTAGIPQALTYLLSAPNLQSSCYGMVTNGREVLFLKCDRVPRAGGDRHQNVPQYTRSHTYRLLENTAERIQVLQGLKQIGAYIGDSLSPL, from the coding sequence GTGATTACAAATGCTAGTAGCCTTACCCTTAGCAACCTCCGTCAAACCTTTGGCTTGAGACTTGACACTAGCGATCGCTTTTTTGATGAATGGTTAAATAATTCACCAACACTAACCGAAGCGGAACTACAAGGACTAGATCGCCTCACTCGCAACTATAACTATCTCAGTCAAGAAGAACCGCCCCTTGAAGAAATTGTTAAGCTTGTCGTGGTATCGCCATTGCTAGATTTGGCTGGTTTCTATCAATCTCCTTTTTTGGTAAAAGCAGAAGTAAGTACCAGTATCGAAGTTGCTGATGAAGCTAATGGTATGGTGGTTCAAGGCAGAATTGATATTTTGGTAATCCAAGATAGGTTTTGGATTTTGGTAATCGAATCAAAACCTGCAAGGCTAGACGTTACCGCAGGAATTCCTCAAGCACTGACCTACTTATTGAGCGCGCCTAATTTGCAGTCAAGTTGCTATGGAATGGTGACAAACGGAAGAGAAGTATTGTTTTTGAAATGCGATCGTGTTCCACGCGCCGGAGGCGATCGCCACCAAAATGTCCCTCAATATACGCGATCACATACTTATCGGTTACTTGAAAATACAGCAGAACGTATCCAAGTTTTGCAGGGACTTAAACAAATTGGAGCTTATATTGGCGATTCGCTATCGCCATTATGA
- a CDS encoding DUF5615 family PIN-like protein, which translates to MKLLFDENLSPKLSNRLSDLFPNSLHVRDVGMKATTDPVVWNYAKDNNLMIVSKDADMHDLSLVFGNPPKVIWLRLGNCSTLQVENLLRRNFSAIKLFHEDENLSLLALS; encoded by the coding sequence ATGAAATTACTTTTCGATGAAAACTTGTCGCCCAAGTTGTCGAACCGTTTGAGCGATCTTTTCCCAAATTCTCTTCACGTTCGAGATGTGGGTATGAAAGCAACGACTGACCCAGTAGTTTGGAATTATGCAAAAGACAATAATTTGATGATTGTCTCGAAAGATGCGGATATGCACGACCTGAGTTTAGTCTTTGGAAATCCACCTAAAGTTATTTGGCTTCGTCTGGGAAACTGTTCGACATTACAAGTTGAAAATTTGCTGCGCCGGAATTTTAGCGCGATTAAATTATTTCATGAAGATGAGAATTTATCGCTGCTTGCTCTCTCATGA
- a CDS encoding DUF433 domain-containing protein has translation MNYRDIITIEPEKRGGKPCVRGLRITVYEVLEYLASEMTEAEILDDFPDLTREDLKACIAYAADRERRFMTTPLSA, from the coding sequence ATGAACTACCGAGACATCATTACAATTGAGCCTGAGAAACGCGGTGGTAAACCCTGTGTACGTGGTTTGCGGATTACGGTCTATGAAGTGCTTGAATATCTGGCTTCTGAGATGACTGAAGCAGAAATTCTCGACGATTTTCCCGATCTGACGCGAGAGGATTTAAAAGCCTGTATTGCTTATGCTGCTGACCGTGAGCGTCGGTTTATGACTACACCATTATCTGCATGA
- the grpE gene encoding nucleotide exchange factor GrpE — protein sequence MTNDKEALFTKFLDYLQSEQLPPEYLGEAPSSANSFDPYQMVAEWTALRHEVKQQGKLLRSTQDALVQALDITRADQEHLQMRLEESQQQASDKFEQQQEKLLKDLLGVVDALDQACTYWQEELEALSTTSISKPATQKGFWEKLGDWINGNSTQSITSEKSPISESLTEIFTSNQQGVELIRRSLLEILKQRRVVPIVAQGKPFDSQTMYAVGREYRADITDNTVIQEVVRGYLWGDKVLREAQVIVATQK from the coding sequence ATGACAAATGACAAAGAAGCTTTATTTACCAAATTTCTAGATTATTTACAATCAGAACAACTACCTCCTGAATATTTAGGTGAGGCACCATCATCGGCTAATTCCTTTGATCCCTACCAAATGGTGGCAGAATGGACTGCGCTACGTCATGAAGTCAAGCAACAGGGTAAATTATTGCGTTCTACTCAAGATGCTCTGGTGCAAGCATTGGACATAACTCGTGCAGATCAAGAACATCTGCAAATGCGTTTGGAAGAAAGTCAACAACAAGCATCGGATAAATTTGAGCAGCAGCAGGAGAAACTACTCAAAGATTTACTGGGTGTTGTGGATGCTTTAGATCAGGCTTGTACTTACTGGCAAGAGGAACTAGAAGCATTATCTACTACCTCAATCTCAAAACCAGCAACACAAAAAGGCTTCTGGGAAAAGCTAGGAGATTGGATTAATGGCAATTCTACCCAATCTATTACATCAGAAAAATCACCAATATCAGAATCATTAACTGAAATTTTCACCAGCAATCAACAAGGAGTAGAGTTAATTAGGCGATCGCTTTTAGAAATCCTCAAACAACGTCGTGTTGTTCCCATTGTCGCCCAAGGTAAACCCTTTGACTCCCAGACGATGTATGCTGTAGGTCGTGAGTATAGAGCAGATATTACAGATAATACCGTGATTCAAGAAGTAGTACGGGGTTATTTATGGGGAGATAAAGTCTTGAGAGAAGCCCAGGTGATTGTAGCGACACAAAAATAG
- a CDS encoding J domain-containing protein, with protein sequence MTDYYERLGISPGATSAQIKAAYHAKLREFPAHTYPQEFKEIRVAYEALRKGETNQHEDFLKVRPLEAELNPEILRQLREKALAQLEVSLDDLIRATF encoded by the coding sequence ATGACTGACTACTACGAACGTTTAGGAATTTCACCAGGAGCAACCAGCGCCCAAATTAAAGCGGCGTATCATGCCAAACTCCGGGAATTTCCTGCTCATACTTATCCACAAGAATTTAAGGAAATTCGAGTAGCTTACGAGGCACTTCGTAAAGGAGAGACAAATCAACATGAGGACTTTTTGAAAGTTCGTCCCCTAGAAGCAGAACTAAATCCAGAGATCTTAAGACAGTTGCGAGAAAAAGCCCTAGCTCAACTAGAAGTTAGCTTAGATGATTTAATTCGTGCGACATTTTAA
- a CDS encoding tetratricopeptide repeat protein: MAKHQSKQRSQQQVSSTETKVAGKSFQMQLQELLNQKKYRQALEEIKKNQRSHPDIEFTPKESEIWLLRGQQEFQKQDFKQAEKSFARALESGLVGEVHYWQAKCLLELKQLDAALKLLRNAFEAGNLPKEYSICYLKLLLLKGDTATVEQLIEEQSKRFSANQLHWVRGVLALKNGQAETALTSFMKIKRAVTDGDLPIAWIVYTQQVSGNWDAAAHLLGLKSLSYGQPKYLEHPILERLAVFQQGKTEQKPFQSLNSRTTVDKNSQEALTVLRMLQLIDQGDHHEAAHLLLKIERRSPRFPELESLRPLLLTLAGQQALNQGEPSCAELFWQPLLTEQPFNPQLAINLLEVFDANDNDQERPRLLTRFLKWLEQEAKQKPQEWTAQRLKATQAHLHCWMADAYMAIDRSRAALGSVQQAERICPTSPEVLGRKGLIEAAEDNYTEAIALLTQALESGCRYEEVYGMLLHCWKRLDNKQAFNEARRKFGKHFGDVNIETEVETLPWIDALSTLSYPLFSRFVEAEDPKDPAIRACQIFVNSVQSPPNSGGRVSLDQKAAAQVWDTLLKRLAGEEQIAVLQAIALSIQLFAKREKGIAALISQYQQKLINLSIEYPEARVANLVILAVKENSPKKLEIPVRFYLDTMPQPGNALANIQLQARRFGEITTLVPFLDEALRREPQNPLLLLARATTYDVDHPNYEQLKQQGFELARRLQDAKALQAFREEQAFLNNRETQSVMPDPEQFDNLDMSDMDDLLSGMLKKLLGNKMSKAEFERMLPELKQMMLNRMPDFSDDEDEDEDEEDDEIDLDFLFRNSSSTSKKRKGRKKAGFQELL; this comes from the coding sequence GTGGCTAAACATCAGTCGAAACAGCGCTCACAACAACAGGTCTCTAGTACAGAGACAAAAGTTGCTGGAAAATCTTTCCAGATGCAACTGCAAGAATTGCTAAACCAGAAAAAATATCGGCAGGCATTGGAAGAAATCAAGAAAAATCAGCGATCGCATCCTGATATTGAATTCACCCCCAAAGAATCAGAGATTTGGTTGCTACGGGGTCAGCAAGAATTCCAAAAACAAGACTTTAAACAGGCAGAAAAATCCTTTGCTCGCGCTCTAGAATCTGGTTTGGTGGGAGAAGTTCACTACTGGCAAGCTAAATGTTTGCTGGAGTTGAAACAATTAGATGCAGCGCTAAAATTGCTTAGAAATGCTTTTGAAGCAGGTAATCTACCGAAAGAGTACAGTATCTGTTATCTAAAACTCTTGTTACTCAAAGGAGATACCGCTACAGTTGAGCAGTTAATTGAGGAACAATCTAAACGCTTTAGTGCTAATCAACTCCACTGGGTACGGGGTGTTCTAGCACTCAAAAATGGGCAAGCAGAAACAGCTTTAACATCTTTTATGAAAATTAAGCGAGCCGTCACCGATGGAGATTTGCCCATAGCTTGGATTGTTTACACTCAACAAGTAAGCGGTAATTGGGATGCTGCGGCTCATCTTTTGGGGTTGAAATCACTTTCATATGGTCAACCAAAGTATTTGGAGCATCCAATTTTAGAGCGATTGGCAGTGTTTCAACAGGGAAAAACAGAACAGAAACCCTTCCAATCTCTAAATTCACGAACAACAGTAGATAAAAATAGCCAAGAGGCATTAACAGTGTTGCGAATGCTGCAACTGATTGACCAAGGTGATCACCATGAGGCCGCACATCTGTTGTTGAAGATAGAGCGACGTTCCCCACGCTTTCCAGAACTAGAAAGTCTGCGTCCACTGCTATTGACCCTAGCCGGACAACAAGCACTGAATCAAGGTGAACCAAGCTGTGCTGAACTATTCTGGCAGCCTTTGTTGACAGAGCAACCCTTTAACCCCCAACTGGCAATCAATCTCTTAGAAGTTTTCGATGCTAATGATAACGATCAAGAACGCCCACGTCTGTTGACGCGGTTTTTGAAGTGGTTAGAGCAGGAAGCGAAACAAAAACCTCAAGAATGGACTGCACAACGATTGAAAGCGACCCAAGCACATCTCCACTGTTGGATGGCAGATGCTTACATGGCAATAGATCGCTCCCGTGCAGCTTTGGGATCTGTGCAACAAGCAGAACGTATCTGTCCGACATCACCAGAGGTACTGGGGCGTAAGGGATTAATTGAGGCAGCAGAAGACAATTATACTGAAGCGATCGCACTGCTGACCCAAGCATTAGAAAGTGGATGTCGGTATGAAGAAGTTTATGGGATGTTGCTGCACTGTTGGAAAAGACTAGATAACAAACAAGCATTCAATGAAGCTCGGCGCAAATTTGGCAAGCATTTTGGCGACGTGAATATTGAAACTGAAGTAGAAACATTACCTTGGATAGATGCTTTATCTACGTTAAGTTATCCCTTATTTAGTCGTTTTGTGGAGGCAGAAGATCCGAAAGATCCGGCTATCCGTGCTTGTCAGATATTCGTGAATTCAGTCCAAAGTCCGCCTAATTCCGGTGGTCGAGTTTCATTAGACCAAAAAGCAGCAGCCCAAGTATGGGATACTCTCCTAAAAAGATTAGCAGGTGAAGAACAAATTGCTGTCTTGCAAGCGATCGCTCTTTCTATCCAACTTTTCGCCAAACGAGAAAAAGGCATCGCCGCTTTAATCAGTCAGTATCAACAAAAGTTAATCAACCTATCTATAGAATACCCAGAAGCTAGAGTTGCCAATTTAGTTATCTTAGCCGTCAAAGAAAATAGTCCCAAAAAACTAGAGATTCCCGTGCGTTTCTACCTCGATACCATGCCCCAACCAGGCAACGCTTTAGCAAATATTCAACTCCAAGCCCGCCGTTTTGGCGAAATTACAACCCTTGTCCCGTTCCTAGATGAAGCACTACGTCGGGAACCACAAAACCCTTTATTGCTATTAGCCAGAGCCACTACTTATGACGTTGATCATCCCAACTATGAACAATTAAAACAACAGGGATTTGAATTAGCTCGTCGTCTACAAGATGCCAAAGCCTTACAAGCATTTCGGGAAGAACAGGCATTTCTCAATAATAGAGAAACCCAGAGCGTCATGCCAGATCCAGAACAATTTGACAATCTCGATATGTCAGATATGGATGATTTATTATCAGGAATGCTGAAGAAATTATTGGGCAACAAAATGTCTAAGGCGGAGTTTGAACGGATGCTTCCAGAACTCAAGCAAATGATGTTAAATAGAATGCCTGATTTTTCAGATGATGAAGATGAAGACGAAGATGAAGAAGATGATGAAATAGATTTAGACTTTCTCTTTAGAAACTCATCATCTACATCTAAAAAACGCAAGGGTAGAAAAAAAGCAGGTTTTCAGGAATTGTTGTAA
- a CDS encoding ATP-binding protein: MTITANTQLANLFSQNLESINRSTDGLLATLGSELVYTQDRTGRYLTFDWQHSEFLDLKTEKILDVLNKHKTFTPVDEVAYLERLQRILTNLVPERVQCWFKCSQDLLELELTITPIMPRLGQVATTVLVMGRLLQARVKTQVVNQESKQPSQPELILPSLKTSQVSQQHQKLLNKITRNIRRTLNLDVIWQQTVDSLGKVLKLERCVICPYQPNITKVQVIAEYHQPGLDPMLGSEIDISSEPTFAQVLATLEPMVIEFPVPNNSQKQKFLLVASCYQDQANALFALSLSNECHILTESELELSRELADQLGTAIAHATLYKELEEARQQAEEASRLKSEFLANVSHEIRTPLNGMIGLLKLILEGMADGPEEHEFVQDAHDLSIHLLSILNDILDFAKIEAGKMDIRCGPVRLHELFTDVENFVRPQAEMKNLSFQIQMPTTSDEIIVQGNYRRLLQVLLNLVGNALKFTNEGGVTISADLVLKKGKGKLQSQILPGMVKVRVADTGIGVSLDKQDKLFQLFSQVDGSRTRHYGGTGLGLTISQKLIEAMGGEVHFYSLGEGLGSTVTFTVPLYQQPVLCSPSECEIETQF, translated from the coding sequence ATGACTATTACTGCGAACACCCAATTGGCGAACTTATTTTCTCAGAACCTGGAATCTATCAACCGCAGCACTGATGGCCTATTAGCAACTCTCGGATCTGAGTTGGTATATACGCAAGATAGAACTGGGCGTTATCTGACATTTGATTGGCAGCATAGCGAATTCCTAGATTTAAAGACTGAGAAAATACTTGATGTGCTTAATAAGCATAAAACCTTTACTCCAGTAGATGAAGTTGCCTATCTGGAAAGATTACAGCGAATTTTGACGAATCTAGTTCCAGAAAGGGTCCAGTGCTGGTTTAAATGCAGTCAGGATTTATTAGAGTTGGAGTTGACAATTACTCCGATTATGCCGCGATTGGGTCAAGTCGCGACGACAGTTTTGGTTATGGGGCGGTTGTTGCAAGCTAGAGTTAAAACTCAAGTAGTGAATCAGGAATCCAAACAGCCTTCACAACCAGAACTGATTTTACCTTCGCTGAAAACGTCGCAGGTGTCGCAGCAACACCAAAAATTATTAAATAAAATTACCAGAAATATTCGGCGGACACTGAATTTAGATGTTATTTGGCAGCAAACAGTTGACAGTTTAGGAAAGGTACTCAAACTAGAACGTTGTGTTATCTGTCCTTATCAGCCCAATATAACGAAAGTCCAGGTCATCGCAGAGTATCACCAACCAGGCTTAGATCCCATGCTTGGCTCAGAAATAGACATATCTTCTGAGCCTACTTTTGCTCAAGTTTTGGCAACTTTAGAACCGATGGTAATAGAGTTTCCAGTTCCGAATAATTCTCAAAAACAAAAATTTTTACTGGTGGCTAGTTGCTATCAAGACCAAGCGAATGCCTTATTTGCCTTAAGCTTAAGCAATGAATGCCATATATTAACAGAAAGTGAACTGGAATTGAGCAGAGAGCTTGCAGACCAGTTAGGAACTGCGATCGCTCATGCTACCTTATATAAAGAACTAGAAGAGGCACGGCAACAAGCGGAAGAAGCTTCACGCCTAAAAAGTGAATTTCTGGCCAACGTATCCCATGAAATTCGTACCCCTCTCAACGGCATGATTGGGTTGTTAAAGCTGATTTTGGAAGGGATGGCAGATGGGCCAGAAGAGCATGAATTTGTACAAGATGCTCATGACTTATCCATTCATCTCCTCAGTATTCTTAATGATATTTTAGACTTTGCCAAAATTGAAGCTGGCAAAATGGACATCCGCTGCGGTCCTGTCAGACTCCATGAGTTATTCACTGATGTAGAAAACTTTGTGCGTCCCCAAGCCGAGATGAAAAACCTCAGCTTTCAGATCCAAATGCCGACTACATCCGATGAAATCATCGTCCAAGGTAACTACCGAAGGTTATTACAAGTGTTGCTGAACTTGGTAGGCAATGCCTTAAAATTCACTAACGAAGGTGGTGTCACCATCAGTGCCGATTTAGTCCTCAAAAAAGGCAAAGGCAAATTACAATCACAGATATTACCTGGCATGGTGAAGGTAAGAGTTGCAGATACTGGTATTGGTGTTTCTTTAGACAAACAAGATAAATTGTTTCAATTATTTTCTCAGGTGGATGGTTCCCGCACTCGTCATTATGGTGGTACAGGTTTGGGACTAACAATATCCCAAAAGCTAATAGAGGCTATGGGGGGTGAGGTACATTTTTACAGTTTAGGCGAAGGGTTGGGATCAACTGTCACGTTTACCGTCCCACTTTATCAACAACCAGTGTTGTGTTCCCCTAGCGAGTGCGAGATAGAAACTCAATTTTAA